One window of the Chryseobacterium camelliae genome contains the following:
- a CDS encoding glycoside hydrolase family 43 protein: MIKKFLSVTIVLGFFQLSLAQNPIIQTKFTADPAPMVYKDTVFLYTSHDEDDAFGFKMKNWLLYTSTDMVNWTDHGVIASLKDFKWTDPENGAWAPQVIERNGKFYMYCPMPGQRGIGVLVADSLYGPFTDPIGKPLVKNSSDDIDPTVLIDDDGQAYLYWGNPNLWYVKLNEDMISVKGEVVKDPSIAKVKGAADPFHYQEGPWAWKRNGKYYMAYASTCCPEGMGYAMGKSATGPWEFKGMIMDSDRRSNGNHPGIIDYKGKTYVFGFNYNIGKQTMSKHYERRSVCISEMKYNADGTIQKLPFWNPEGVKRIGTLNPYNRIEAETIAFSEGLKTEKMTEWERNNPYDTGKKITDRIVVSSINNGDYLKVQGVDFSRGAQSIEVSVAPLYGGTIEIHTDAVDGPILGTVKVIGKAEGDVFRTIKTPVKNTKGIHDLYFVFKGDKDLFYFDWWKFNAN; this comes from the coding sequence ATGATAAAGAAATTTTTAAGTGTAACCATTGTTTTAGGATTTTTCCAGCTTTCGTTGGCCCAGAATCCCATCATCCAGACCAAATTCACTGCCGACCCTGCGCCGATGGTGTATAAAGACACGGTTTTCCTTTATACCAGCCATGATGAGGACGATGCTTTCGGGTTTAAAATGAAAAACTGGCTGCTGTACACTTCTACGGATATGGTCAACTGGACCGATCATGGTGTTATCGCTTCCCTTAAAGATTTTAAATGGACGGATCCGGAAAACGGAGCCTGGGCGCCTCAGGTCATCGAAAGAAACGGCAAATTTTATATGTACTGTCCGATGCCCGGACAGAGAGGGATCGGCGTCTTGGTAGCAGACAGTCTGTACGGCCCTTTCACGGATCCGATCGGGAAACCGTTGGTTAAAAATTCATCCGATGACATCGACCCGACCGTTCTGATCGATGACGACGGACAGGCATATCTCTATTGGGGAAATCCGAATCTCTGGTATGTGAAGCTGAACGAAGATATGATTTCGGTGAAAGGCGAAGTCGTGAAAGATCCGTCCATTGCCAAAGTAAAAGGGGCAGCCGATCCTTTTCATTATCAGGAAGGACCGTGGGCGTGGAAAAGAAACGGGAAATATTATATGGCTTACGCTTCGACCTGCTGTCCCGAAGGAATGGGCTATGCCATGGGAAAATCAGCGACCGGACCGTGGGAATTCAAAGGAATGATCATGGACAGCGACAGACGTTCCAACGGGAACCATCCCGGAATCATCGATTATAAAGGAAAAACGTATGTTTTCGGATTTAATTACAATATCGGAAAACAGACCATGAGCAAGCATTACGAACGCCGTTCCGTATGCATCAGCGAAATGAAATATAATGCCGACGGGACCATCCAGAAACTTCCGTTCTGGAATCCGGAAGGCGTAAAAAGAATAGGAACCCTCAATCCGTACAACCGGATAGAGGCGGAAACCATCGCATTCAGTGAAGGCTTAAAAACCGAAAAGATGACCGAGTGGGAAAGGAACAATCCGTATGACACCGGAAAAAAAATCACCGACCGGATCGTAGTTTCTTCCATCAACAACGGCGATTATCTCAAAGTTCAGGGCGTAGATTTCTCCAGGGGAGCACAATCAATCGAAGTTTCCGTAGCACCTTTGTATGGCGGAACGATCGAAATCCATACCGATGCGGTGGACGGACCGATTTTAGGAACCGTAAAAGTAATCGGTAAAGCGGAAGGCGATGTTTTCAGAACGATTAAAACACCGGTAAAAAATACCAAAGGCATCCACGACCTCTATTTTGTTTTCAAAGGAGATAAAGACCTTTTCTATTTCGATTGGTGGAAGTTTAATGCAAATTAA
- a CDS encoding NPCBM/NEW2 domain-containing protein, with product MSRFKFFVLSFLSAGCCLNAQSTVWLDQLDLSVATQGNGKPGVNTSVDGKPLMVAGEVFKRGFGTHAESSLLIKLNGKATKFSALVGLDDEMKGHDPAVEFEIYGDNKKLWSSGVMHLGDKAKPVSVSLKGIKQLELVVADGGNGPYYDHADWVNARFETAGVSTLETFNPIASEPYILTPKPAATPKINSATVYGVRPGSPFLFRIAATGDRPMTFAAKNLPEGLKIDPQTGIITGKIAQKETYEVELMAKNAKGSASKKLKIESADRIALTPTMGWNSWNCFGHEVSADKVKRAADALVKSGLVNHGWNYINIDDSWQYNRNGKDPSFNGQFRDKDGYILTNSKFPDMKNLGDYIHGNGLKMGIYSSPGPWTCGGCAGSYGYEKQDAESYAQWGVDYLKYDWCSYGGVIDGLPDHDPNKVPSLAFNGGSDLDKGVKPFKLMGNLLRQQPRDIVYNLCQYGMGDVWKWGDEADAQSWRTTNDITDTWASVKNIALAQDKAAPYAKPGNWNDPDMLVVGVVGWGNPHQSKLKPDEQYLHISLWSIFSAPLLIGCDLEKMDDFTLNLLTNDEVIAVNQDALGKQGVCLNTLGELKIYVKDLEDGGKAMAFANFGREKVKLAYKDFKKLGISGNQTVRDLWRQKDIAKINTGMGSLALDIPAHGVAYYKFISNQ from the coding sequence ATGTCCAGATTTAAATTTTTTGTTCTCAGCTTTCTCAGTGCCGGATGCTGTTTAAATGCACAGTCAACCGTCTGGCTGGATCAACTGGACCTGAGCGTTGCTACGCAGGGAAACGGAAAACCGGGCGTCAATACTTCGGTGGACGGAAAACCTTTAATGGTTGCCGGCGAAGTGTTTAAAAGAGGTTTCGGAACCCACGCCGAAAGTTCTTTGCTGATTAAACTCAATGGAAAAGCCACAAAATTTTCGGCACTGGTCGGACTCGACGATGAAATGAAAGGCCACGATCCCGCGGTGGAATTTGAAATTTACGGCGACAACAAAAAGCTCTGGTCAAGCGGCGTTATGCATCTCGGCGACAAAGCCAAACCCGTTTCGGTATCGTTAAAAGGAATCAAACAGCTGGAACTGGTCGTTGCAGACGGCGGTAACGGTCCGTATTACGATCACGCCGATTGGGTGAATGCCCGGTTTGAAACCGCAGGCGTTTCCACATTGGAGACTTTCAATCCGATTGCTTCCGAACCTTATATTTTAACCCCAAAACCGGCAGCCACCCCAAAAATCAACTCTGCCACGGTTTACGGCGTTCGTCCGGGTTCACCATTTCTGTTCAGGATCGCAGCGACTGGCGACCGGCCGATGACTTTCGCCGCAAAAAATCTTCCGGAAGGATTAAAAATAGATCCACAAACCGGAATTATCACCGGAAAAATTGCTCAAAAAGAAACGTATGAAGTTGAATTAATGGCTAAAAATGCCAAGGGTTCAGCCTCGAAAAAATTAAAAATAGAATCCGCCGACCGGATTGCCCTGACGCCGACTATGGGATGGAACAGCTGGAACTGTTTCGGACACGAAGTTTCGGCCGATAAAGTGAAACGTGCTGCCGATGCTTTGGTTAAATCAGGACTTGTCAACCACGGCTGGAACTATATCAACATCGATGATTCCTGGCAGTACAACCGGAACGGAAAAGACCCGTCTTTCAATGGGCAGTTCCGGGATAAAGACGGGTATATTTTAACCAACTCCAAATTTCCGGACATGAAAAACCTTGGCGATTATATCCATGGAAACGGTCTCAAAATGGGGATTTATTCCTCTCCTGGACCGTGGACCTGCGGCGGATGTGCCGGAAGCTACGGCTACGAAAAACAGGATGCCGAAAGCTACGCCCAATGGGGTGTCGATTACCTCAAATACGACTGGTGCAGCTACGGCGGCGTGATCGACGGACTGCCGGATCACGATCCGAATAAAGTTCCTTCACTGGCATTCAACGGCGGTAGCGATTTGGATAAAGGCGTAAAACCTTTTAAACTGATGGGAAATTTACTCAGACAACAGCCCAGGGATATCGTCTACAACCTCTGCCAATACGGAATGGGCGACGTCTGGAAATGGGGAGATGAAGCCGATGCCCAATCCTGGCGCACCACCAACGATATTACCGATACCTGGGCCAGTGTAAAAAATATTGCCCTAGCTCAGGACAAAGCCGCTCCCTACGCCAAACCCGGCAACTGGAACGATCCCGATATGCTGGTTGTCGGCGTAGTCGGCTGGGGAAATCCGCACCAAAGCAAGCTGAAACCGGATGAACAATACCTTCACATCAGTCTTTGGAGCATCTTTTCCGCACCGCTACTAATCGGGTGTGACCTTGAGAAAATGGATGATTTTACCTTAAATCTTTTAACCAACGATGAAGTCATTGCCGTTAATCAGGATGCATTGGGAAAACAGGGCGTTTGTTTAAACACCCTTGGCGAACTGAAAATCTATGTGAAAGACCTTGAAGACGGCGGCAAAGCGATGGCCTTTGCCAATTTCGGAAGGGAAAAAGTAAAGCTCGCTTATAAGGATTTTAAAAAACTGGGAATTTCCGGAAATCAGACGGTGCGCGATCTGTGGAGACAGAAGGATATTGCGAAAATCAATACCGGTATGGGAAGCCTGGCACTGGATATTCCGGCGCACGGGGTAGCCTATTATAAATTCATTTCAAATCAATAA
- a CDS encoding glycoside hydrolase family 97 protein codes for MNIIKNHINPKIFSKAALYLVFLLGSMLVSANNLLVKSPNGKIIVNVLHSDRSGNGRWFLNVNYNDSGKLTEAISTIDLGLILSDNISFDNITFLKASKPVLIRESYTMPHGKSSQRTNLGNEVVFTFQNREKKKMEVILRVYNDGIAFRYSLSGKGNYTVMDELTSYTVGNETARWTEKWNPANEGLYSAMAGDTTQQEEWGYPALFQIKEKNCWFLLHESAVDGNYCGSKLSNKSDKNKYKITFPDPKDGRGKGDSLPKITFPWKSPWRVIIIGSLNDVVTSTLVDDVAPPSVIKNTDWIKPGAVSWNYWSDNHGTRDFKTVCTFADLAVAMNWTYTLLDWEWDAMGNGGNLDDALKYIRSKGIKPLMWYNSGGDHTWVSSTPKDRMLTHENRVEEFSKLRKLGVAGVKVDFFESEKQEMIQYYIDILEDAAKFEMMVYFHGCLVPRGWARTYPNLLTYEAVRGAEWYNNGPEFTATAPVHNTILPFTRNVVGSMDYTPVTFTNSQFPHLTSYGHELALSVLFESALQHFADRPEGYSDLPDAPKQFLKEVPTSWDETVLLQGFPGKEAVLARRKSQKWYIGGINGENIEKNIKITFDFLEKNKKYKLRLIKDGKHDKQLVTDDLVIGSADSVTVKELRRGGFAAVISPL; via the coding sequence ATGAATATTATTAAAAACCATATTAATCCGAAAATCTTTTCAAAAGCAGCTTTATACCTCGTTTTTTTACTTGGAAGCATGTTGGTTTCTGCAAATAATCTGCTGGTCAAATCTCCGAATGGTAAGATTATAGTGAATGTTTTACATTCAGATCGTTCCGGGAACGGAAGATGGTTTTTGAATGTGAACTATAATGATAGCGGTAAATTGACAGAAGCCATTTCTACCATTGATCTGGGATTGATACTTTCAGACAATATTTCTTTTGATAATATCACTTTTTTAAAAGCTTCAAAACCTGTTCTGATCAGGGAAAGTTATACCATGCCCCACGGAAAATCTTCTCAGAGAACTAATCTGGGAAATGAAGTGGTTTTCACTTTTCAGAATCGGGAAAAGAAAAAAATGGAGGTCATCCTTCGGGTGTATAACGACGGGATTGCTTTCCGGTATTCACTTTCCGGAAAAGGAAATTATACGGTGATGGATGAATTGACTTCCTACACCGTTGGCAACGAAACCGCACGCTGGACTGAAAAATGGAATCCCGCCAATGAAGGCCTGTATTCCGCGATGGCGGGCGATACAACCCAGCAGGAAGAGTGGGGCTATCCGGCCTTGTTTCAGATCAAAGAGAAGAACTGCTGGTTTTTGCTGCACGAGTCGGCTGTTGACGGAAATTACTGCGGTTCCAAACTCAGCAACAAATCCGATAAAAATAAATATAAAATAACGTTTCCGGACCCGAAAGACGGTCGCGGAAAAGGAGACTCACTGCCTAAAATTACCTTTCCCTGGAAATCGCCTTGGAGAGTGATCATTATCGGGAGTCTCAATGATGTTGTCACTTCCACATTGGTTGATGACGTTGCGCCGCCTTCTGTCATCAAAAATACGGACTGGATAAAACCGGGAGCCGTTTCCTGGAACTATTGGTCCGATAACCATGGAACCAGAGACTTTAAAACGGTCTGCACATTTGCCGATCTGGCCGTCGCCATGAACTGGACGTATACCTTGCTCGATTGGGAATGGGATGCCATGGGCAACGGCGGCAACCTGGACGATGCTTTGAAATACATTCGTTCCAAAGGGATCAAACCGTTGATGTGGTACAATTCCGGCGGCGACCATACCTGGGTTTCTTCCACTCCGAAAGACCGGATGCTTACCCATGAAAACAGAGTGGAAGAATTTTCAAAGCTCAGAAAATTGGGCGTTGCCGGCGTAAAAGTCGATTTTTTTGAGAGCGAAAAGCAGGAGATGATTCAGTATTATATCGATATTCTGGAAGATGCGGCGAAGTTTGAAATGATGGTCTATTTTCATGGCTGCCTGGTTCCGAGAGGCTGGGCGAGGACCTATCCGAACCTGCTGACCTACGAAGCCGTTCGCGGTGCCGAATGGTACAACAACGGCCCGGAATTTACCGCCACGGCACCTGTTCACAACACCATTTTGCCTTTTACACGGAATGTGGTGGGTTCCATGGATTATACACCGGTCACTTTTACCAATTCACAGTTTCCGCATCTGACTTCATATGGTCATGAGCTGGCATTAAGTGTCCTGTTTGAATCTGCGCTTCAGCACTTTGCCGACCGGCCGGAAGGCTATTCCGACTTGCCGGATGCGCCGAAGCAATTTTTAAAAGAAGTTCCCACAAGTTGGGACGAAACGGTTTTGTTGCAGGGCTTTCCCGGAAAAGAGGCGGTGCTGGCAAGAAGGAAAAGCCAGAAATGGTATATCGGCGGAATCAACGGAGAAAATATCGAAAAGAACATTAAAATCACCTTTGATTTCTTAGAAAAAAATAAGAAGTATAAGTTAAGACTGATAAAAGACGGGAAGCACGATAAGCAGCTGGTGACCGATGATCTGGTAATCGGAAGTGCAGACTCCGTTACAGTGAAAGAGTTGAGGAGAGGAGGTTTTGCTGCGGTAATTTCACCGTTGTAA
- a CDS encoding glycoside hydrolase family 43 protein, whose protein sequence is MKNIKTILALIACSLGSAVSAQNPVIQTHFTPDPAPMIYKGKMYLYTGDDQPGFDFYTMTKWHVYSSDDMVNWTDHGSPVSLESFSWARDRAWAAQCVERNGKFYWYICVQTVDNNMAIGVAVSDSPAGPFKDALGKPLVTTATWDNIDPTVFIDDDGQAYLYWGNSKLFYVKLNKDMTSFNGKITEIPQSVEAFGGMRRPGKSDEVLQKQEKFDDVYVEGPWLYKRNKQYYMMYAGMTNRTECLSYATSASPTGPWKYQGKIMTDQPTNSFTNHGGIIDYKGKSYLFYHNALLPNGGSYGRSTAIEEFKYNPDGSIPKIKITKEGVNPVGTLNPYQRNEAETMAWSEKCTTSENKKTGVYVSDIRTGGYIKVRAVDFGKGASEFSASVAAGIDGGILEVHLDDVKGTKIAQIEIPRTGGWEEFKTLTSKISESVSGIHDVYFVFQGKNITAGRKLFNFDHWSFKKK, encoded by the coding sequence ATGAAAAATATAAAAACAATACTAGCCCTGATAGCCTGCAGTCTGGGATCTGCGGTTTCCGCACAGAACCCGGTGATCCAGACGCACTTCACACCTGATCCGGCGCCGATGATTTACAAAGGTAAGATGTATCTATATACTGGGGACGACCAGCCGGGATTCGATTTTTATACGATGACGAAATGGCATGTGTATTCATCGGATGATATGGTGAACTGGACCGATCACGGTTCTCCGGTTTCGCTCGAATCGTTCAGCTGGGCAAGAGACCGGGCATGGGCGGCACAATGTGTAGAGCGCAACGGCAAATTTTACTGGTACATCTGTGTCCAGACGGTGGACAACAATATGGCCATCGGCGTGGCGGTCTCCGATAGTCCGGCTGGCCCTTTCAAAGATGCTCTGGGGAAACCGCTGGTGACCACGGCAACCTGGGACAATATCGACCCAACGGTTTTTATCGATGATGACGGACAGGCCTATCTGTATTGGGGAAACAGCAAACTGTTTTATGTAAAGCTCAATAAAGATATGACTTCCTTCAACGGGAAAATCACGGAAATTCCGCAGTCAGTCGAAGCTTTCGGCGGGATGAGACGTCCCGGGAAAAGTGATGAGGTCCTGCAGAAACAGGAAAAATTCGACGACGTCTACGTGGAAGGGCCGTGGCTATACAAACGCAACAAGCAGTATTACATGATGTACGCAGGAATGACCAATAGAACGGAATGTTTGTCTTATGCAACCAGCGCGTCCCCAACCGGACCATGGAAATACCAGGGAAAAATCATGACCGACCAGCCCACCAACAGCTTTACCAACCACGGTGGAATTATTGATTACAAAGGAAAATCCTACCTCTTCTACCACAACGCTTTATTGCCGAACGGAGGCAGCTATGGGCGTTCAACGGCGATTGAAGAATTTAAATACAATCCTGACGGCAGCATTCCGAAAATCAAAATTACCAAAGAAGGCGTAAATCCTGTCGGTACCTTAAACCCATACCAGAGAAACGAAGCCGAAACAATGGCCTGGTCGGAAAAATGCACCACTTCCGAAAATAAGAAGACCGGCGTTTACGTTTCCGACATCAGGACCGGAGGCTACATCAAAGTCCGTGCAGTCGATTTTGGAAAAGGTGCATCTGAATTTTCCGCATCTGTAGCCGCAGGCATCGACGGCGGCATCCTGGAAGTTCATTTGGATGATGTAAAAGGCACTAAGATCGCCCAGATCGAAATCCCGAGAACCGGTGGCTGGGAAGAATTTAAAACCCTGACCTCCAAAATCTCAGAATCCGTCTCCGGCATCCACGATGTCTACTTTGTTTTCCAAGGAAAGAACATCACCGCCGGCAGAAAGCTGTTCAACTTCGATCACTGGAGTTTCAAGAAAAAATAG
- a CDS encoding glycoside hydrolase family 43 protein, which produces MKKTLQSILGLLLIGCSANLFGQNPIIQTNYTADPAPMVYNGRLYVYTTHDEDDSTWFTMNDWKVYSTDDMVNWTDHGTILSYNDFDWAKRDAWAAQCVERNGKFFMYVPMWSKTNNKGAIGVAVGDSPFGPFHDPLGKPLVQSEWGDIDPTVFVDDDGQAHMYWGNPKLKYVKLNENMISYSGDIVEVPMTAESFGKRDGKENPERPTKYEEGPWLYKRKNLYYLFWPGGPLPEFIGYSTSKSAQGPWKYGRIVMPTEGKSFTNHPGVIDFKGKTYFFYHNGALPGGSGFTRSVSIEELNFNKDGSISPIKMTNGIIKAIATVNPYSFNHAETIAWSENVKSYQNKEAGVFVKAKKSGAYTSVKNVDFGKKGPLNFTARVGTTHNSEVTMDVHLDSLTGPVVATVKVPLTGGDDRWETVKAEVKEKTTGVHDLYFVFNGKAAKDVMFFDYWTFLENK; this is translated from the coding sequence ATGAAAAAGACCTTACAATCCATACTCGGCCTTCTCCTGATCGGATGTTCAGCGAATTTGTTCGGCCAGAATCCTATCATTCAGACCAACTACACCGCCGATCCGGCACCGATGGTCTACAACGGCAGGCTGTACGTATACACCACGCATGATGAAGACGATTCCACCTGGTTTACCATGAACGACTGGAAAGTCTATTCCACCGACGATATGGTGAACTGGACCGATCACGGAACCATCCTTTCCTACAATGATTTCGACTGGGCCAAGCGGGATGCCTGGGCCGCGCAATGCGTTGAAAGAAACGGCAAATTTTTTATGTACGTTCCGATGTGGTCGAAAACCAATAACAAAGGCGCGATCGGTGTGGCGGTGGGCGATAGTCCGTTCGGGCCGTTTCACGATCCGCTGGGAAAACCTCTGGTGCAGAGCGAATGGGGCGATATTGATCCGACCGTTTTCGTGGACGATGACGGACAGGCCCACATGTACTGGGGAAACCCGAAGCTGAAATATGTGAAGCTGAATGAAAATATGATTTCCTATTCCGGCGATATCGTAGAAGTTCCGATGACCGCAGAATCTTTCGGCAAAAGGGACGGAAAAGAAAACCCGGAAAGACCAACGAAATATGAAGAAGGCCCGTGGCTCTACAAAAGGAAAAACCTGTATTACTTGTTCTGGCCGGGCGGTCCGCTTCCTGAATTCATTGGCTATTCCACCAGCAAAAGTGCGCAGGGACCATGGAAATACGGCAGAATTGTCATGCCAACCGAAGGGAAATCGTTTACCAACCATCCGGGAGTGATTGACTTTAAAGGCAAAACCTACTTTTTCTACCATAATGGGGCGTTGCCCGGCGGAAGCGGATTTACAAGGTCAGTGAGCATCGAAGAACTTAATTTTAATAAAGACGGTTCCATTTCGCCCATTAAAATGACGAATGGAATCATCAAAGCCATTGCAACTGTCAATCCGTACAGCTTCAACCACGCCGAAACCATCGCCTGGTCGGAAAATGTAAAATCTTATCAGAACAAAGAAGCCGGCGTGTTTGTCAAGGCTAAAAAAAGCGGCGCGTACACTAGCGTGAAAAATGTTGACTTCGGTAAAAAAGGACCTTTAAATTTCACGGCAAGAGTCGGAACCACGCACAACAGTGAGGTAACGATGGATGTTCATCTGGACAGCCTTACCGGACCGGTGGTGGCCACAGTAAAAGTTCCGCTAACCGGAGGCGACGATCGCTGGGAAACCGTGAAAGCCGAAGTGAAGGAAAAAACAACCGGGGTTCACGACCTGTATTTTGTGTTTAACGGAAAAGCCGCAAAAGATGTGATGTTTTTCGATTACTGGACCTTTCTTGAAAATAAATGA
- a CDS encoding glycoside hydrolase family 97 protein, with protein sequence MNKLFLKLSIILGILLLNTVFAQVAEVSSPDGKLKLNVFSEDGKALYKVIFQGKTMLEKSPLGLVTNESDFSKNLKFIDSKKDQVSKTYTNEKIKKSEVNYKANALTVNFSNADQYNIGIEFQVSNNNIAFRYDIQPMKDRLSAVVQSEMTGYRFPSLTTTFLSPMMKPMTGFARTAPSYESGYKADAELGMKSDYGYVFPGLFHVGNNGWILLSETGVNSLYCASHLDTTPEKTLYKVAYPNMAENNGFGSTGAAISLPGKTPWRTITVGESLKPIVETTIPFDVVDPMYAPSQKYSFGKSTWSWILWQDNSMNYDDQKKFIDLAAAMDYQFILMDALWDKNIGKDRMRELVQYAKSKNVGVMLWYNSNGAANDAPMGPRNKMSSSIERKKEMKWLKEISVKGLKVDFFGGDKQETMKLYEDILSDANDFRLTIIFHGATLPRGWEIMYPNYAGSEAVLASEMLYFSEDVRKQEAFFASLHPFIRNTVGSMEFGGTFLNKYLTKSNTEKNKRYTTDGFQLATAVLFQNPVQMFAIMPNNLTDAPKFELDFMKEIPTLWDETVFIDGYPGKYSVIARRHQDQWYIAGVNAENSVQKLTLKLPMLAGKTVKFINDDAKGITSEKSVTINKNGELKIEIQSKGGFVIH encoded by the coding sequence ATGAATAAACTATTTTTAAAACTATCAATCATCCTGGGTATTCTCCTCCTGAATACCGTTTTTGCCCAGGTCGCCGAAGTCTCGAGCCCTGACGGAAAGCTAAAGCTGAATGTCTTCTCAGAAGACGGAAAAGCACTGTACAAGGTGATTTTTCAGGGGAAAACCATGCTGGAAAAATCACCATTGGGCCTTGTTACCAATGAATCTGATTTTTCTAAAAATTTAAAATTTATCGACAGCAAAAAAGACCAGGTTTCCAAAACCTACACCAACGAGAAAATCAAAAAGTCGGAAGTCAATTATAAGGCTAATGCATTGACGGTAAATTTCAGCAATGCAGACCAGTACAACATCGGGATTGAATTCCAGGTGAGCAATAACAATATCGCTTTCCGGTACGATATTCAGCCGATGAAAGACCGTTTGAGTGCGGTCGTACAGTCGGAAATGACGGGATACCGGTTTCCTTCGCTGACCACGACCTTCCTTTCTCCGATGATGAAGCCGATGACCGGTTTTGCCAGAACCGCTCCAAGCTACGAAAGCGGCTACAAAGCCGATGCGGAATTAGGAATGAAAAGCGATTATGGCTACGTTTTCCCTGGACTCTTCCACGTTGGAAACAATGGCTGGATCCTCCTTTCCGAAACCGGCGTGAACAGCCTGTACTGCGCTTCCCATCTGGATACCACACCGGAAAAGACTCTTTACAAAGTCGCGTACCCGAATATGGCGGAAAATAATGGTTTCGGAAGTACCGGAGCGGCCATTTCACTGCCGGGAAAAACGCCGTGGAGAACCATCACGGTTGGCGAATCCTTAAAGCCGATTGTTGAAACCACGATTCCTTTTGATGTCGTAGATCCGATGTATGCGCCTTCGCAGAAATACAGTTTCGGGAAATCGACCTGGAGCTGGATCCTGTGGCAGGACAACAGCATGAATTACGACGACCAGAAAAAATTCATCGATCTTGCCGCGGCAATGGACTACCAGTTTATCCTGATGGATGCGCTTTGGGATAAAAACATCGGCAAAGATAGGATGAGAGAACTTGTTCAGTATGCAAAATCTAAAAACGTGGGCGTAATGCTCTGGTACAATTCCAACGGAGCGGCCAATGATGCACCGATGGGTCCGAGAAACAAAATGAGCTCGTCAATCGAACGTAAAAAAGAAATGAAATGGCTCAAAGAAATCAGTGTAAAAGGACTGAAAGTCGATTTCTTCGGCGGTGACAAGCAGGAAACGATGAAGCTGTACGAAGACATCCTTTCCGACGCCAATGATTTCAGATTAACAATAATTTTCCACGGCGCTACTTTACCGAGAGGCTGGGAAATAATGTACCCGAATTATGCCGGAAGCGAAGCGGTTTTGGCCTCCGAAATGCTGTATTTCTCAGAAGATGTCCGCAAGCAGGAAGCTTTCTTCGCCTCGTTGCACCCGTTCATCCGGAACACGGTCGGAAGCATGGAATTCGGCGGAACGTTTCTCAATAAATATTTAACCAAATCTAATACGGAAAAAAATAAACGGTACACGACCGACGGCTTCCAATTGGCCACGGCGGTGCTTTTCCAGAATCCGGTTCAGATGTTTGCCATCATGCCGAACAATCTTACCGATGCTCCGAAATTCGAGCTTGATTTTATGAAAGAAATCCCGACCTTGTGGGACGAAACGGTTTTCATCGACGGCTATCCCGGAAAATATTCCGTTATTGCCAGAAGACACCAGGACCAATGGTACATTGCCGGCGTGAATGCTGAAAACTCCGTTCAGAAACTGACTTTGAAACTTCCGATGCTGGCCGGAAAGACGGTAAAATTCATCAACGATGATGCAAAAGGGATAACTTCCGAAAAATCCGTGACAATCAATAAAAACGGGGAATTGAAAATAGAAATCCAATCCAAAGGCGGATTTGTGATTCATTAA